The Rosa rugosa chromosome 1, drRosRugo1.1, whole genome shotgun sequence genomic sequence TTGTCTGTGATTGACCGACTGGTCTGGAACAAAGTAGTAGGATTTAGTCTTGAACGTGGCGTTCTAGAGAGACCTGGTCATGGAGTCGTGAGCAAGATGACcggtaaatatatatatgggcCTCATTCGCTTGCTCTACAATCATACATGGCCCGATGTAGATTTTCAGTGCCCCACAGAATTCAAGATTAAAACCTATGGACAGTAATTAGGTTCATGCTGGTCTACACTGATTTTAGAGATAGGTTTTGAGAAATTATATGAGAAAGTGAATTTGAAGGTTAATGTTTATTTATCTCTCGTAATCACTTAAAATTGATATTTAGGTGAGTCGGAATAGATATCATTTAGTCATTTAACTTTATCAAATAAACAGGTTGTTTTAATAATAATGAAAATCTACATTATGTAAtgttcatatttttattttacattGATGAATTAGAAATGATGTTCTACAAGATGAATACCTCTAATTGTAAAATCTGCATGGACGCAATAATTACAATTGAGGTGAACAATCAAGTTTACTGTTACATATCATCTATATCTTAGTTGACTTCAAAGTGCTATGCTTATACAACTTGATCCTCTAGACTAGATCACCGACAATCAAGTTGCAAGCTTCAAATATGAAGAGGAGATGACTAGGAAAAGCTTAAGCTACCTTGCAAGTAAAGTAACTTGGAGGATTAAACAAGCCTTGCTTTAAGAAAATTGCATGAATTTGTTGATCAATCAAAAAGTCAGGTAAAAGGTTAAGAGTTGCTAATGACTCATTACATGCAACaccaaccaaaaccaaaaccaggcCATGCCAACCACTGTTACCCAAATTGGCACCCTACTTTTCCCATTGATTCAAGTTTACTGCTAATGCAGTAATGCATTCTTATTTTATATATGTTAAGTGGTAGGGATAAAGCATATATAGAGTGGTTGAAATGTCTTAAAAACATCTATTACCATAAgaataaaataagaaaaagaatagagagaaaaaaagggTTGTTATTCCTAACTTAGAAACGAAATAATCCAATGAAAACCAACATTTATTCAATCATGGATTCATAGGTGGATCCCTGATACTGATAAGACTCTGGTTGTTCACAACTTCACATGGTGTGTGAGCCTCTTCAATCATTTATGCAAATTAATTTACCCAAAATCTTcaatccaaacaaaaaaaaagaaaaataccaaaataaataaagaagtaaaacaaaaaggaaaaaagtttCCGTTGCCGGGACTTGAACCCGGGTCTTTCGGGTGAGAGCCGAATATCCTGACCAACTAGACTACAACGGATTTGATGATATGTATCTGTTTGAATTTTTATATACCAAAGGCTGTAGCTATATGCATTTGGCCAATTTTGAGATAATCTGAAATACAGCTATAAACCAACTTAAGTGTCAAACTTTCACTTACGGAAGTATGAGGATTGTTTTCCGCATGATGAAGATTACAGATATAATTTTATATATTGATTATAATTCCCAAAAGTACAAacaccttaaaaaaaaaataaaaaaatttctaccCAGTGATTGCCGGCGCAAGGCGGTTGAGTCCCTCACCAATAAGAACTCACGGCTCGGCAGAAAAACCAGAGTCAAAGCAAGGGCTTAGTTGTCTTTTTGATCCATCAACCAATCATATTCGATGATTCCTCCACCTACCATTTCTGCAAATAATTTTAACACCTACCCAATAATTAAAGCAAAGAATTAAGAATGTCAtaaattcctttaatttctttttctcataaAATAAGAGACAGAGACAAGGAGGGAGTCAATTTGCTTGAGCTCTCAGTGGTTTAATGTTGAAGGAAGCCTTGCTTGACATGTAGAAGACCCTTTCTGATTCTTCCTTTGCGCCTTCTACTTTGATCTGTGTAGAAAACCCATTAGAATTTTCAAATCACAGGTAAAGCTCCTCCTTCTCTTCCATTTGTTTTGGCTGTGATTGTTATTGTTCTTGATTTCTTTGTTTGGATATCTGGTTTTTATGTTCTGGGATTCGTGGAATGTGAATAAAGATTGGTGCTTTTGGAAAAGTTTTTGTTGATTCTTGATGGGTATTCAAGAGCTATGGTTTTGTATGTTATACTTTTGAATGATTTATGAACTCAATTGGGATTGTGCTGAAAATGCTGTAAGTTGTGGTTTGATTTGGAATTGTGGTGTACAACTTAAAGAATGAAACTTTTTGAGGACCTAAGAATTAATGGGAttgatcaaattttttttttttttgatatatgGATTAATCAACTTTTTGAGGAACCAAGAACTACGATTTTGATTCCCCCATTCACTTTTCCTGTTAATTTCTTCCTCGGCTGGAGCATAGCAATGCTACTGGGTTTCTCTGCAGTATGCTTTAATTTGTTATGAATGAATTTGATTCTGAGTAGTTTCTGACATAGTAAGTGGAGGGCTTGTTGAGCCATAAAGAATTGCAAATTGATAGTTTAAGCTTGAAGATTTTCGTTTGTTGTTTCTGGTAGGTCTGCAAGTTCGGTAAAGATGAATGGTTTCTCATATATCATGAGCAAAAGGGTTTCTGAATATGTTGGATCTGAAGTGAAATTATAATATTTGTGGAACAGGTATATTGAGGTGTGGCAACAAAAGTCGGGACTTTTGACTCTTCAAGTTCATCTGCTCTACCAGATATGGATCAAAGTACTCAAACTTCTTTTCATTACTTGGGCTTACACATCACTATATAATATTTAAATTAACATAATGAGTCTCATAGGTTCATCTGTGAACTAACTCTGATACAGAATTTATTGGTGCTGCAGAGGGTTTGTCAGAAGATTTGAGAAACGACGTTGAGTTAGTGAAATCATCCTCTGAAAAGCAACTTTTGAGACCATCAGCTCGACATTATTCAGTATTTAAAGGTAGATATTGTATGGAGTCTTTTAGGGGCAAATGACAAAAATCAGTTACGACTGGAATTTGGACTTTGATGTTTATCTCTCTCTATATCTTGAGTCTTGACAAATTGCGACTGGAATTTAGTATAACCAAGAAAGGACATTTTAGTTTTATATTGTATCCTTGTACATGTTAAGAGCATAATCAAGTTGTTCACACTAATAGAGGGATACAGATGTCTATGTTTGGATTTCAATGTAATTGTTAGCATGCTATAATTGATGTTTGTGCTATCCCAATTATTAGACATGCAACCAGTTGGAACTAAACAATGCTCAAGAATCTGATTTGATttcaaatacacacacacacacacacacaacatcTTTATAGAAACTGGATCTTTTATTATCAAGTGTTTATCCAGACAAGTGAGAGGTATTATGGTCATGGTAGGGCAAGCAACAGATGCGGATCCTGAAAAAGGAAGATATACGCTTATTAAAGATGCAGAGGACTTTCCATCAGGAATATATGAGAAACAGCTTCCATGCTTTGGCTGTGGGATAGGATGGTTTTCGTGAGTATCTTTAATTCcttttccctctcttttttttaattttttttctccttttttcattCTTATTTGCATTGCAGATTTCTTTTAGGCTTTGTCTTCCCATTGATGTGGTACTATGCCACAGTTCTCTACTTTGGAAACTACTATCGCAAAGATCCTAGGGAGCGAGCTGGACTGGCAGCCTCTGCAATTTGtgtaattctctctctctctctctctctctccctctttctaTTTGTAGATATTTACATTTTAACCCTTGACATAATTATCATAACTATGCAATTTGTTTGCAGGCACTGGTTTGTTCTGCTGTGTTGGTGGTCATAGTACTGTTTCTGATATTCTAGCCTTGGGTAATCCAATTCAAAGTGTCTTCTGACTTCTTTGCAAGCATGAAGAAAGCATTGTTGGATTGGAAAGGAGTGTATAGACATGGAGGCTAAAACATTTGCAGTAGAAAGGAAGGAAAGAAACAGGTGAAAAGTACTTCAGTCTGATACTTGGCAATTGTTCAGACGTCCTACAAGCTTAAAGGATCAACCATATTCatatttgtttgtgttttatCAAGTGGATGAAGAGAAATTATGTTTATAAACATTGTAATTAACACATAGTTTTATAGTGGTAATACAGAGCTGTGGAATGTTGAGACCTGGCCTTTTGTTAACTGTGTGTTTATCGATGAATTGAGTTGGCTCTGCTGAATATGTACCATCTTTAAACTCATTTCCAATGCTTCATTTTACAGCACTCTGTTGTTATGCATACCGATACTTCTGGCCTCTGGGCTTGCAGCCATTTTAGTTCATATAGTAGCTGTTATCAGTACCAAGACCAGGGCCACACCACATATTACCAACCAAAATCTGTCGAAAGTTTTTCACGTTTGTTAGGTTACGATGATGAGCACATCTCATGTTTATACAATGCCTTGCATCAAGGCTGATGATAAACCTAACTTCATGATGCTGTTGGAATATGATCATATTGGTGTTGATGCAATTCTACCTTGCAAGTAACCCAGTGCCACCCAGCCACGATCAGCATCTTAAACTAGTTTCAAGTCATTAGCAGACAGCAACTTAATCTCTAAAGTATACATTTTCAGAGGCCTAACCAAAAATGAAGTTTAACAAGAAACCTTCATTACCTAAGAGGAAAAACAACCAAAGGGGGCAGTTAAGAATGGATATTCTGTAACTTCTGTTATGAGACAATCGTCACAATGTCTGAATCTGAGAAAATACAAAAATGACACGAGACATTTCTTCTGAAAACTTGTTGAACACTAGAACAGACAAAAAAGTCTCGGATAACATAAGCTCCTCCAAATCCTAGACTCCCTAACTCTGCATACAACAAGAGGACCAGCCGACCATCTGGatttaattttgaatttgaatggtgATAGATGAAGGCGAGCAATGCAACATCATGCTAGAACTCTCAGTTACTCTGCTACCAACTGTAGTTTAATCCTTGGCCACCAAGTGAACATACTTGTTCTCAACTCTAAATCTGGAGCTTGAATTGACCTGTTACCAAACAAAAAAGTATCATAAAGAAATACTTTAAAGGTGAAGTCAATAAAATGAACAGAGATTAGTTGCCTAACCTTATCCTCAAAGGTCGTACTCAGTTTTCCTTCATCTTCTGTTATGCCAGATTCCGCAATAGCATTCAGAACAAGTTTCTTCAGTTTTCTCATCTTCAGAACTCCATCTTTCTGCACCATTCAATGTAAAATGTCAATTAAGTATACACTTAAAAACTGGCAATCATATAATACAGATGGGAAGTCAttatataaaaacaaaacagcTGTATTCTTTTATCATGGTTTCCATCCTGCagaatgaaaaattttctcaTGCCAACAAAGTTCATATCCTAAATGGTGctgtattattttctttttctctatgTTCTTAAAATGTGTGCCAACAAAGCATTGCAACAATTAGTGAGATTTATATTGTCAGAATACTAACCGATTTTAATGTTGATGTAATCAACTTCTTCCACTTAATTTTTTTCTCGGAGTCTTCTGTATCTTTCTTCAACTTGGTCTCTTTTCCATTTGCTTCTGCTTTCCCATTCTGAATCACTTTCTCATTGCCTACTTCCCCTGATGTAGTATCCTTAGTCTTTTTTCTTGATTCATCATTCTTGGACTCTTctagttttctctttttctttgacAGCAAATTTCCATTCTCTGCTTCAGAAATTTTATGGACAGTATCGACTCCTGATGCATCTTGCAATTTAGGTTCTTCTATTCCTTTTGGAGCTTCCTCAGGTTGGGGTTTTGTATCTGGAGCAGATTCTTGTGGCTGCATAGCCTTTTGCTTGGCAGCATGAATAGCTCGAGCCTTTCCCCTGTGCTTCTTTCCTTCAGCATGGAGCATCAGTGTCTGCCTACTGGTCGCATTCGTATTGCAAAGACTGCAAAACACAAGGGATTTGACCAAAAAATTATGATCAGATCCCAATCATGAAAAACTCCAAGCAGAACCAGCGAAATTATATATCGTTCATTATCCTATATTAGTATAACATAATTTGGCCACTCTTCCATACAGATGATGGCatttattcaaaacaaactAATTTAGCAGTTTGCACCATTGCTCACAATGGGCAACATCACCACGAATGCAACCAAGAGATTCTACGCCTAAACAAGCATGCATACGAAACATTACCAATGAAACCAGAGAGTGAATATACCTACAAAACCAGGGCGGGCGCTCAGATAACCCAACAGTTATATCAAAATCGGCTTGCTGCTTCGAATCCTTGTTGGCCTTGGCTCCCCCACCATTCACAGCTTTCGCTTGTCCCTTAGGACCATATTTTTCCTGAAACCAACACCAAAATAAATGCTATAAACCAAACCATATAACCAATATAAAACAACAATCCGAACAACAACGGTACCCAATACTTACTGGTCCAATGCCATCGCATAATATTAGTAGCATTGTACTTGGTAAATAGGGAACCCAATTCATCAAGTAATACAAGGCATTTCAGTAACCCAATTCATAAAAATGATCACCAAATCCTAAACCAACCAATAAGAACTTATAAACATAGGCAGAGCATAAGAGACTCACCGCTTCAGTAATACACTGTGTGTGACCCTGAACAGTTTCTCTCCCAAACATCT encodes the following:
- the LOC133713575 gene encoding uncharacterized protein LOC133713575 isoform X2, which encodes MDQKGLSEDLRNDVELVKSSSEKQLLRPSARHYSVFKGQATDADPEKGRYTLIKDAEDFPSGIYEKQLPCFGCGIGWFSFLLGFVFPLMWYYATVLYFGNYYRKDPRERAGLAASAICALVCSAVLVVIVLFLIF
- the LOC133713575 gene encoding uncharacterized protein LOC133713575 isoform X1, translated to MDQKFIGAAEGLSEDLRNDVELVKSSSEKQLLRPSARHYSVFKGQATDADPEKGRYTLIKDAEDFPSGIYEKQLPCFGCGIGWFSFLLGFVFPLMWYYATVLYFGNYYRKDPRERAGLAASAICALVCSAVLVVIVLFLIF
- the LOC133713569 gene encoding UBP1-associated proteins 1C — encoded protein: MVWFQCEDCGDNLKKPKLPHHFNTCSARKLSCIDCGEMFGRETVQGHTQCITEAEKYGPKGQAKAVNGGGAKANKDSKQQADFDITVGLSERPPWFCSLCNTNATSRQTLMLHAEGKKHRGKARAIHAAKQKAMQPQESAPDTKPQPEEAPKGIEEPKLQDASGVDTVHKISEAENGNLLSKKKRKLEESKNDESRKKTKDTTSGEVGNEKVIQNGKAEANGKETKLKKDTEDSEKKIKWKKLITSTLKSKDGVLKMRKLKKLVLNAIAESGITEDEGKLSTTFEDKVNSSSRFRVENKYVHLVAKD